A window of the Vespa velutina chromosome 7, iVesVel2.1, whole genome shotgun sequence genome harbors these coding sequences:
- the LOC124950512 gene encoding myosin-9-like, producing the protein MAREENKNKYSNIEHIRTNMLWMDIKIVDPEMESLMKQINEEQTRLKEALREKLRLMKYDTDIIQKENEQKKEWLQSRGIQLEEKKDYLVVKVENEIRIKEELTDPLTDQNEYQEEKVIIQPSEELGYTEKTNNNTIIQARDTEVEVGRLKSCNKKTNDEESNDDTSKKNSQIINKEINNSDINNQSTKEESAIETRTSMNTQVNVEPVEDILLNKKKPKRGMKRRRILKKYRVSLKREKNIKEKIEEVQNNNDIESEDQP; encoded by the coding sequence ATGGCGcgcgaagaaaataagaacaaatattCTAACATAGAACATATACGTACAAACATGCTTTGGATGGATATAAAGATTGTCGACCCTGAAATGGAATCtttaatgaaacaaataaatgaagaacaaACAAGATTGAAGGAGGCATTGCGTGAAAAGTTACGTTTAATGAAGTATGATACAGATATTatacagaaagaaaatgaacaaaaaaaagaatggttaCAGTCCAGAGGAATACaattggaggaaaaaaaggactATCTGGTTGTCAAGGTAGAGAATGAAATTAGAATAAAGGAGGAACTTACAGATCCCTTGACAGATCAGAATGAGTATCAGGAAGAGAAGGTGATTATACAACCTTCAGAAGAACTTGGCTATACTGAAAAaaccaataataatacaataatacagGCAAGGGATACCGAAGTAGAAGTTGGTAGGTTGAAAAGTTGCAACAAAAAGACAAATGATGAGGAGAGTAATGATGAtacttcaaagaaaaatagtcaaataataaataaagaaataaataatagtgatattaataatcaaagtaCGAAAGAGGAATCTGCAATTGAAACGAGAACGTCTATGAATACACAAGTAAATGTAGAACCGGTTGAggatattttattgaataaaaagaaaccaaaacgTGGTATGAAAAGACGTCGAATTCTTAAGAAATATAGAGTCAgtttaaaaagggaaaagaatatcaaagaaaagatagaagaagtacaaaataataatgatattgaaaGTGAAGATCAGCCTTAA
- the LOC124950514 gene encoding uncharacterized protein LOC124950514: MATFAKISILRLSIVIFLLCDYATSLIIPEELPTILSLIYSNIPPIKKGTDSRLGIGFRLGEHADFQILLELGPQTDTNPIGTNESKKRRDAMYMAAMKGELGPLAQAIAKYQTERRIYEELEKLKKLEEKMKNVEVQNAENNKNNTSSDWLVNWSKEMSKSSVTQVPLKQVSNEEISLNTSSSNQKTQSAVSKEKLEELKKLYKSVTVDNKT, translated from the exons ATGGCTACATTCGCAAAGATCTCGATTCTAAGACTGAGCATCGTGATCTTCCTACTCTGCGACT ATGCTACGAGTCTGATTATACCGGAAGAACTTCCTACGATACTTTCGCTAATTTATTCGAACATACCGCCAATAAAAAAAG GAACGGACTCAAGACTTGGCATTGGTTTTCGGCTCGGCGAACATGCTGATTTTCAAATTCTCTTGGAATTAGGACCTCAAACTGATACCAATCCAATTGGTACCAACGaatccaaaaaaagaagagac GCGATGTACATGGCTGCGATGAAGGGAGAATTAGGCCCTTTGGCACAAGCTATAGCAAAATATCAAACTGAACGTAGGATATATGAGGAATTGGAAAAGCTCAAGAAGCTCGaggagaaaatgaagaatgtTGAAGTTCAGAATgcggaaaataataaaaat AATACTTCCAGCGATTGGTTGGTAAACTGGAGTAAGGAAATGTCAAAGTCCTCTGTGACTCAAGTGCCATTAAAACAAGTTTCCAACGaggaaatttctttaaataccAGCAGTAGTAATCAGAAAACCCAGTCTGCTGTGAGCAAGGAGAAACTAGAAGaactaaaaaaattatataaatcagtGACAGTTGATAATAAAacttaa
- the LOC124950649 gene encoding synaptotagmin-1-like: MVDTGLFGPWGQIIFIIIIATVVLFVLLIVACFLTPGCIGYECTRKRKKESTNILSRMKEGSNDNVKLNDVSYRSWRLGSLYENGNNGNGTISENVEFQRNSVNSTCGQFESIDTSSTLNLIQIEKRKNEKKEKEFPTELTLSLQYFPPCDETITGKFVVGIEALSSLPPKQYNCTIEPYVALNIVKQSWSHRKQMKLHSFRTRGIRHTVNPIYRETFVVANAKPHEVKEWALDIAAYDHDRYANHTELCSLKVAIKDVKIIFKSPEKHMFNYRMKPSYQEFGKILLGVSYLPTAQRLTINIMELRNIKVLKFVPSLNEFYPYVRVLMLNGKTGKKMKKRKTRTLHACAQPEFNETLTFDVTYDQLDTVQFLIVLCSRVSLKNIEPTSCNEHQSDSEDSSVNSFKKTEDIFIGKVALGKGVRGSMERLHWFLILQSPRKLVNIWHTLK, translated from the exons ATGGTGGACACCGGATTATTTGGCCCATGGGGCCAAATTAtattcatcatcattattgcaACGGTTGTCCTCTTTGTCTTACTTATCGTCGCCTGCTTCTTAACACCTGGTTGCATCGGTTACGAGTGTACAAGAAAACGCA aaaaagAATCTACGAATATTCTGTCacgaatgaaagaaggaagtaACGACAATGTCAAGTTGAACGATGTAAGTTACAGATCTTGGAGATTGGGAAGCCTTTACGAAAATGGTAACAACGGCAATG GAACGATCAGCGAAAACGTAGAATTTCAAAGGAACTCGGTTAATTCGACTTGTGGCCAATTCGAAAGCATCGATACATCATCAACTTTG AATTTGATTCAAATCGAAAAAcggaagaacgaaaaaaaggaaaaggaatttCCGACTGAATTGACTTTGAGTTTGCAATATTTTCCTCCTTGCGACGAAACTATTACGGGAAAATTCGTAGTCGGCATCGAG GCGCTATCCAGCCTTCCACCGAAACAATACAATTGCACGATCGAGCCTTACGTGGCTTTAAATATTGTGAAACAATCGTGGAGTCACAggaaacaaatgaaattgCATAGTTTCAGAACGAGAGGCATCAGACATACGGTCAATCCGATTTACAGGGAAACTTTTGTGGTGGCCAATGCAAAACCTCATGAAGTTAAG GAATGGGCATTAGACATAGCGGCGTACGATCACGATAGGTACGCCAATCACACTGAATTGTGTTCATTGAAAGTGGCAATCAAGGATgttaagataatatttaaaagtccCGAGAAGCATATGTTCAATTATAGAATGAAACCATCCTATCAG GAATTCGGCAAAATTTTATTAGGTGTAAGTTATTTGCCAACGGCGCAGAGATTAACGATTAACATAATGGAATTGCGGAACATTAAAGTTCTCAAATTCGTACCCagtttaaatgaatttt ATCCGTATGTAAGAGTGCTGATGTTGAATGGAAAGAcgggaaagaaaatgaaaaagagaaaaacgagaacGCTTCACGCCTGCGCTCAACCGGAATTCAATGAGACGTTGACATTCGATGTGACATATGATCAATTGGATAccgtacaatttttaattgtattatgcAGTAGG gtttcgttgaaaaatatcgaaccTACGAGTTGCAACGAGCATCAGAGTGACAGCGAGGACTCTTCGgtaaattcgtttaaaaagaCCGAAGACATTTTTATCGGTAAAGTAGCTCTTGGAAAGGGAGTCAGAGGTTCTATGGAAAGATTACATTGGTTTTTGATTTTACAAAGTCCGCGTAAACTAGTCAACATTTGGCATACTTtaaaataa